From one Thermoplasmatales archaeon genomic stretch:
- a CDS encoding Na+/H+ antiporter subunit E codes for MRAFIATSIFCFIIWLLLTYGGSIWGVDEIVAGVIFSLICGFVARKIFVKEFKLASPKRWAFIIAYLPRFFYEMAKANFDVAYRVITGKINPGIVKISPNLKSDLSLTILANSITLTPGTLSVDVDDERNLYVHWINVDEKILEKMPRDYKPICSNFPEWARRIGE; via the coding sequence ATGCGTGCATTCATCGCAACATCGATATTTTGCTTTATAATCTGGCTTTTGCTCACATACGGCGGCTCAATCTGGGGGGTTGATGAAATAGTTGCTGGGGTAATTTTTTCTTTAATATGCGGTTTTGTAGCGAGAAAAATTTTTGTAAAGGAATTTAAACTTGCAAGTCCAAAAAGATGGGCTTTTATCATTGCTTATTTACCCCGCTTCTTTTATGAGATGGCAAAAGCAAATTTTGATGTTGCGTATCGTGTTATAACAGGAAAAATAAATCCAGGCATAGTAAAAATATCTCCAAACTTAAAAAGTGATCTTTCATTGACCATATTGGCAAATTCAATTACTCTCACGCCGGGCACATTAAGCGTTGATGTTGATGATGAAAGAAATCTCTATGTGCACTGGATAAATGTTGATGAAAAAATTTTAGAAAAAATGCCTCGCGATTATAAACCAATTTGCTCAAATTTCCCAGAATGGGCAAGGAGGATAGGAGAATGA
- a CDS encoding cation:proton antiporter, translating into MGKEDRRMNVFMLSLVMIFISIAIAMIRILLGPTIPDRVVGLDTINTLVIAGMILFGVATEDVIYIDVAIVYALLSYITTLFIAKYLEGGKI; encoded by the coding sequence ATGGGCAAGGAGGATAGGAGAATGAATGTATTCATGCTTTCATTGGTAATGATATTCATATCAATTGCAATAGCGATGATAAGGATTTTATTGGGCCCAACAATTCCAGATAGGGTTGTAGGGCTTGATACTATAAACACGCTTGTAATAGCTGGTATGATTTTATTTGGGGTAGCAACTGAAGATGTAATATACATTGATGTAGCAATAGTTTATGCATTGCTTTCCTACATCACAACCTTATTCATAGCAAAATATCTTGAAGGAGGGAAAATATGA
- a CDS encoding monovalent cation/H(+) antiporter subunit G, with the protein MIWEIIYILLAIGIIFNLLASIGLIRFPDVYTRLHAGTKCTTFGSIFICLAAIVYGLWKWYNGYASMIIISIHSFFALIAILLTNPTGAHAIARAAHKSGVKPKKAVVDDLEEKNEHV; encoded by the coding sequence ATGATATGGGAAATAATATACATATTACTTGCAATAGGAATAATATTCAATCTGCTTGCCTCAATTGGCTTAATTCGTTTTCCTGATGTATATACCCGCTTGCACGCTGGAACAAAATGCACAACTTTTGGAAGTATATTTATATGCCTTGCAGCAATTGTTTATGGCTTATGGAAATGGTATAATGGTTATGCAAGCATGATTATAATATCAATTCACTCATTTTTTGCCCTGATAGCAATATTGCTTACAAATCCAACTGGAGCACATGCAATAGCAAGAGCAGCACATAAAAGCGGAGTAAAGCCAAAAAAAGCGGTTGTTGACGATTTGGAGGAGAAAAATGAGCATGTTTGA
- a CDS encoding DUF4040 domain-containing protein has translation MFEIILILLSISTVSSALIAIWFKDLLASIISLAVMSLLLSLYFYILHAPDVAIAEAGVGACLTTAIMIMAVKATKRMEDEK, from the coding sequence ATGTTTGAAATAATTCTAATCCTTCTTTCAATTTCAACTGTCTCTTCAGCATTAATAGCAATATGGTTCAAAGATTTGCTCGCGAGCATTATTTCTCTTGCTGTCATGAGTCTGTTACTTTCTCTTTATTTCTACATCCTTCACGCTCCAGATGTTGCGATAGCGGAGGCGGGCGTTGGCGCCTGCCTTACAACAGCGATAATGATAATGGCGGTTAAAGCGACAAAGAGAATGGAGGATGAAAAATGA
- a CDS encoding sodium:proton antiporter, translating to MKKEEMTVIVKTIAGLLFPIAMIFSFYVIMHGHLTPGGGFQGGAIGASAVALLVVAFGVKYVEKKSSEENISTFESMGGAIFVLVALLGIFISATFLTNFLVGKEIFGKIPGWGEAPLNSGGILPILNIAIGMKVIGGLSAVLMIIALAAREVEE from the coding sequence ATGAAAAAAGAAGAAATGACTGTAATTGTTAAAACAATTGCTGGCTTGCTATTTCCAATTGCAATGATATTCTCCTTCTATGTGATAATGCATGGTCACCTCACGCCAGGCGGTGGCTTTCAAGGAGGGGCAATAGGTGCGTCGGCGGTTGCTTTGCTTGTTGTTGCTTTTGGAGTAAAATATGTTGAAAAAAAGAGTAGCGAGGAAAACATATCCACTTTTGAGAGTATGGGAGGAGCTATTTTTGTTCTTGTTGCACTTCTGGGTATTTTTATTTCTGCAACCTTTTTAACAAATTTCCTTGTTGGAAAAGAAATTTTTGGTAAAATACCGGGATGGGGTGAAGCACCTCTGAATAGTGGAGGAATTTTGCCAATTTTAAATATAGCTATTGGGATGAAGGTTATAGGCGGGTTATCTGCTGTTTTAATGATAATTGCCCTCGCCGCCAGGGAGGTGGAAGAATGA
- a CDS encoding NADH-quinone oxidoreductase subunit K, giving the protein MIYNIPFFTVIALIAIGMYAVIFKRNLIKIAIGISIIESGVNLFLITLGYREGGIAPIFTNLPPDITPADIPEKMVMPVPQALTLTSIVIGVAVLALILAFIMRIYKEYGTLDAREVRRLRE; this is encoded by the coding sequence ATGATATACAACATTCCGTTTTTCACTGTAATTGCTCTGATTGCAATAGGTATGTATGCTGTAATTTTCAAAAGAAATCTTATAAAAATTGCAATAGGAATATCAATAATAGAAAGTGGGGTCAATCTATTTTTAATAACCCTTGGATATAGAGAAGGAGGAATTGCTCCGATATTTACAAACTTGCCACCTGATATAACTCCCGCTGATATACCTGAAAAAATGGTTATGCCAGTCCCTCAAGCATTAACTCTTACAAGTATTGTTATAGGAGTTGCAGTTCTTGCCCTAATTCTTGCATTTATAATGAGAATTTATAAGGAATATGGGACGCTTGATGCAAGGGAAGTAAGGAGGTTGAGAGAATGA
- a CDS encoding NADH:ubiquinone oxidoreductase, which produces MNWLITHSPALLILLPLLAAFLMPIIDKINKKARNIFAILIFIIVEILVIILAFDIIKNGMHVYAIGEKNPLQTIPSQAAVPIRIVLQIDAMGIFMGLISATVCLAASLYSLAYIEEGKGKGKFYTLLLLILVGMLGMEFTGDIFNLFVFYEILSIASAALIAYSRKGEASEGAFKFLVISSISALFILFSVALFYGQYDLLNIAALAKNMKYTHLDKIALALLVSAFAMKCGSVPMHFWCPDAYSVAPSSITATLVAGSQASLYALFRVCFTLYGVKLDLQLIGGALIIFGLLSMFVGVTMAIPQKDIKRLMAYHAISQTGYMLLGVGAGLYLLGKPEFDSYGIRAMEGGIFHIINHAMYKGLLFLTAGAIFYRLKTRNLNEMGGLAHKMKYTSIFFIIGALAIAGVPPFNGFASKLIIYESVYKISPILSIIAMLVSILTLASFVKVFHSAFMGPKIHDVEEVPKSMLIGMCVLTFVIIFFGLFPGFIVNNLVHPAAMALAEQAKYLQAIGG; this is translated from the coding sequence ATGAACTGGCTTATAACACATTCACCCGCTCTGCTAATTCTTTTGCCATTGCTTGCGGCATTTTTGATGCCAATAATAGATAAAATAAATAAGAAAGCAAGAAATATTTTTGCCATACTCATCTTTATAATTGTAGAAATTCTGGTTATAATACTTGCTTTTGATATAATTAAAAATGGAATGCATGTATATGCAATAGGAGAAAAAAATCCCTTGCAGACAATACCAAGCCAGGCGGCGGTGCCCATAAGAATAGTTCTTCAAATAGATGCGATGGGCATATTTATGGGATTAATAAGTGCAACTGTTTGCTTGGCTGCATCTCTTTATTCTCTTGCATATATAGAAGAGGGGAAGGGCAAGGGAAAATTCTATACATTGCTTCTGCTAATTCTTGTCGGAATGCTTGGAATGGAATTTACAGGAGATATTTTCAATCTTTTTGTTTTTTATGAAATTCTTTCGATAGCATCAGCAGCCCTTATTGCTTATAGCAGAAAAGGGGAAGCAAGTGAAGGGGCTTTTAAATTTTTGGTGATATCAAGCATATCTGCTTTATTCATTTTGTTTTCAGTTGCCCTGTTTTATGGACAATATGACTTGCTAAATATAGCAGCTCTTGCAAAAAATATGAAATACACCCATCTTGATAAAATTGCCCTTGCTTTGCTTGTTTCTGCTTTTGCGATGAAATGCGGCTCCGTGCCAATGCATTTCTGGTGCCCTGATGCATATTCTGTTGCTCCTTCTTCAATAACTGCTACACTTGTTGCCGGCAGCCAGGCAAGCTTATATGCATTATTCAGAGTTTGCTTTACTCTTTATGGAGTTAAATTGGACCTACAGCTTATAGGAGGAGCATTGATTATTTTTGGATTACTTTCAATGTTTGTTGGAGTAACAATGGCAATTCCTCAGAAGGATATAAAGAGGCTCATGGCTTATCATGCAATAAGTCAAACAGGATATATGCTTCTTGGTGTTGGCGCTGGATTATATTTGCTTGGAAAACCTGAATTTGATAGCTATGGTATAAGGGCTATGGAAGGGGGAATCTTCCATATAATAAATCATGCAATGTATAAGGGATTACTATTCCTTACCGCAGGCGCAATATTTTATCGCTTAAAAACAAGAAATTTAAATGAGATGGGAGGGCTTGCTCATAAAATGAAATATACATCAATATTTTTCATAATAGGTGCTCTTGCAATAGCTGGTGTGCCACCATTTAATGGATTTGCCTCAAAATTAATAATATATGAATCTGTTTATAAAATAAGTCCTATACTCTCAATAATAGCAATGCTTGTTTCAATTTTAACCCTCGCATCTTTCGTAAAGGTATTTCACTCCGCCTTTATGGGACCAAAAATACATGATGTGGAGGAAGTTCCAAAAAGCATGCTTATTGGAATGTGTGTGCTTACTTTTGTTATAATATTTTTTGGGCTTTTCCCTGGCTTTATTGTTAATAATCTTGTTCATCCCGCGGCAATGGCTCTTGCAGAGCAGGCAAAATATCTGCAAGCAATAGGTGGTTAA
- a CDS encoding hydrogenase, which translates to MYEIAWQPIIWIISFVVIAIVAYIIRASGKADYKGGEQEKPFLSGNEAPKEEMHIGGSNIYWGFLHSLEGYYNSMKKMHSGIINDYVSWFVLITAIIFISLFLMEVIK; encoded by the coding sequence ATGTATGAAATAGCATGGCAACCAATAATATGGATAATATCCTTTGTTGTAATAGCAATAGTTGCCTATATAATAAGAGCGAGTGGAAAGGCTGATTACAAAGGAGGTGAGCAGGAAAAGCCATTTTTATCAGGAAATGAGGCGCCGAAGGAAGAAATGCATATAGGGGGAAGCAATATTTACTGGGGATTTCTTCATTCACTTGAAGGATATTATAATTCAATGAAAAAAATGCATAGCGGGATAATAAATGATTATGTCTCATGGTTTGTTCTTATAACCGCAATAATATTCATTTCGTTATTCTTAATGGAGGTGATAAAATGA
- a CDS encoding NADH-quinone oxidoreductase subunit B family protein, whose amino-acid sequence MVCSYNRNNIHFVILNGGDKMISKSFKRALWVFHVNSGSCNGCDIEIIAALTPRYDVERFGIKLVASPRHADVIAFTGPVTNDMVDKVKRIYEQTPDPKVILVVGSCGISGGVFHESYHLAGPIEKILPQAKCFYVPGCPPRPEAIIYGVVKAWEYLEGFE is encoded by the coding sequence ATGGTTTGTTCTTATAACCGCAATAATATTCATTTCGTTATTCTTAATGGAGGTGATAAAATGATTTCTAAATCCTTCAAGCGGGCTCTGTGGGTTTTTCATGTAAATAGTGGCTCATGCAATGGTTGCGATATTGAAATTATAGCTGCTCTTACCCCTCGCTATGATGTTGAGAGATTTGGAATAAAACTCGTTGCTTCCCCGCGCCATGCAGATGTCATTGCTTTTACTGGCCCTGTAACAAATGATATGGTTGATAAGGTTAAGAGAATATATGAGCAGACACCTGATCCAAAAGTTATTTTGGTTGTTGGTTCCTGCGGAATAAGTGGTGGAGTTTTTCATGAGTCATATCACCTTGCTGGTCCTATAGAAAAAATATTGCCTCAAGCTAAATGCTTTTATGTGCCAGGCTGTCCGCCTCGCCCTGAAGCAATAATCTATGGGGTTGTAAAAGCATGGGAATATCTGGAGGGGTTTGAATGA
- a CDS encoding NADH-quinone oxidoreductase subunit C — MNVDEIIQKFKEKGYEAWVKEKEAGVKIKAKKVSIWVSVDREKIREAIELMINISDDFPHFSIISASDLGNDIELNYHFTVDYGKNMEEKIVSFKVIIPKKDLRIKSITPLIPSAIFSEREIKEMMGVEIEEIPDGRHMFLTKDFPDGVYPWRRDETSPKETNKLYENWR, encoded by the coding sequence ATGAATGTTGATGAGATAATTCAAAAATTCAAGGAAAAAGGATACGAAGCATGGGTGAAAGAAAAGGAGGCGGGAGTGAAAATTAAGGCAAAAAAAGTGAGCATATGGGTGAGTGTTGATAGGGAAAAAATAAGAGAGGCGATAGAGTTAATGATAAATATATCTGACGATTTTCCCCATTTCAGTATTATATCTGCAAGTGATTTAGGAAATGATATTGAGTTAAATTATCACTTTACCGTTGATTATGGAAAAAATATGGAGGAAAAGATAGTTTCATTTAAAGTTATTATACCAAAAAAGGATTTGAGAATAAAATCAATAACACCCCTTATTCCCTCAGCAATATTTTCAGAAAGAGAAATAAAGGAAATGATGGGTGTTGAAATAGAAGAAATACCAGATGGAAGGCATATGTTCCTTACAAAAGACTTTCCAGATGGAGTGTATCCATGGAGAAGAGATGAAACATCACCAAAAGAAACAAATAAACTTTATGAGAATTGGAGGTGA
- a CDS encoding nickel-dependent hydrogenase large subunit, which translates to MKYEVPVGPIHPALKEPILLRFTLEGEKIVDVDVIASQNHRGVEWIGMNRNNPIQSIYLAERVCGICNFCHPSCLVMAVEEIAGIEVPERAEYIRVIQAELERIHSHLLWAGVAAHELGFDSLLHYVWMVREKVMDILEIVNGNRVTKSIIMYGGVRRDIKEEHIPKIREMIDYYRQGFKKIAKLFLEDKTIKMRTREIGVLTKEDAIKLSAVGPTTRASGVKKDVRQDMPYFAYSDFEVKAITPDLITGEIIGDTYDRIVVRLLEVRQSLDIIEKAIEEMPKGEILSEQKVIKILAQIKKSEGEAVARYEAPRGEDIHYVKLKSNFEQLYSWKIRAPTYINILSWRPMLLDMQIADIPIVAASIDPCMSCTNRIIVVKNNKEKILTAEELHELSVKKTRRMMR; encoded by the coding sequence ATGAAATATGAAGTTCCTGTTGGACCAATACATCCTGCATTGAAGGAGCCAATTCTTTTAAGATTTACTCTTGAAGGTGAAAAAATAGTTGATGTTGATGTGATTGCAAGCCAGAACCATAGAGGAGTTGAATGGATAGGAATGAATAGAAATAATCCAATACAAAGCATATATCTTGCAGAAAGGGTTTGTGGAATATGCAATTTTTGCCATCCTTCATGTCTTGTTATGGCAGTTGAAGAAATTGCGGGAATAGAAGTTCCAGAGAGAGCAGAGTATATAAGAGTAATACAGGCTGAGCTTGAGAGGATACACAGCCACTTGCTATGGGCTGGCGTCGCCGCCCATGAACTTGGTTTTGATTCATTGCTTCATTATGTCTGGATGGTAAGAGAAAAGGTAATGGATATTCTTGAAATAGTAAACGGGAATAGAGTAACAAAATCAATAATTATGTATGGAGGGGTTAGGAGGGATATTAAGGAGGAGCATATACCAAAAATAAGGGAAATGATAGATTATTACAGGCAGGGATTTAAAAAGATTGCAAAATTATTTTTGGAGGATAAAACAATAAAGATGAGGACAAGAGAAATTGGCGTGCTTACCAAGGAAGATGCTATAAAGCTATCTGCTGTTGGACCAACTACAAGAGCAAGTGGTGTAAAGAAGGATGTTCGCCAGGACATGCCTTACTTTGCTTATTCCGATTTTGAAGTTAAAGCAATAACACCTGATTTAATCACTGGCGAAATAATTGGAGATACATATGATAGAATTGTTGTAAGATTGCTTGAAGTTAGGCAGTCACTTGATATAATAGAGAAAGCAATTGAGGAAATGCCAAAGGGAGAAATATTATCGGAGCAGAAGGTTATTAAAATTTTAGCCCAGATAAAGAAAAGCGAGGGCGAGGCAGTTGCAAGATATGAAGCACCGAGAGGGGAGGATATACATTATGTAAAATTAAAAAGCAATTTTGAACAACTTTATTCATGGAAAATCAGGGCACCGACTTATATTAATATTCTTTCATGGCGCCCGATGTTGCTTGATATGCAGATTGCGGACATACCAATTGTTGCCGCATCAATCGACCCTTGCATGTCATGTACAAATAGGATCATTGTTGTAAAAAATAATAAGGAAAAAATTTTAACAGCGGAAGAACTTCATGAATTATCCGTGAAAAAAACGAGGAGGATGATGAGATGA
- a CDS encoding NADH-quinone oxidoreductase subunit H, which yields MIEKIFFAVIGCIFIALISIFFGLLFKGIDRKIVARMQKRVGPPIRQPFLDVAKLMTKENIVPENAVRWMYNLAPLVCLASSILLLLYIPIPGLEKIQLNGENDIILVVYIFIIPALAMVAGGFSSGSPFATIGAQREMVTMISYEFPLAISVVAIAWKLSTIFSENVFTISFISSNPVFNNVGLIGFIGLIILLFSLIIVIPGEVAKIPFDVAEAETEIAQGLVVEYSGRNLALFYMADGVRIFAMASLVVNIFFPYNISNIVGLTGYLATISDFLFFLLKVFLLIFFSITMIRAGMARLRITQVVTSYWVTITLISLIGLLLLIWDNQFAISLPW from the coding sequence ATGATTGAAAAAATATTTTTTGCGGTTATAGGATGTATTTTTATTGCCTTAATTTCAATATTTTTTGGTCTGCTTTTCAAAGGTATAGACCGCAAGATTGTTGCTAGGATGCAGAAAAGAGTTGGTCCGCCAATAAGGCAACCATTTCTGGATGTTGCAAAATTGATGACAAAAGAAAATATTGTTCCAGAAAATGCTGTAAGATGGATGTATAATCTGGCTCCCCTAGTATGTCTTGCATCAAGTATTCTACTCCTGCTTTACATTCCTATTCCAGGACTTGAAAAAATACAACTCAATGGAGAAAATGATATAATCTTAGTAGTTTATATTTTCATAATCCCAGCTCTTGCAATGGTGGCTGGTGGTTTTTCAAGCGGCTCGCCATTCGCCACCATAGGGGCGCAGAGAGAGATGGTAACGATGATATCTTATGAATTCCCTCTTGCCATAAGTGTAGTTGCGATTGCATGGAAGTTATCAACAATTTTTTCTGAAAATGTTTTCACAATTTCTTTTATTTCCAGTAATCCAGTGTTTAATAATGTTGGTTTGATTGGATTTATAGGTTTAATAATATTGCTTTTCTCCCTAATAATTGTAATACCTGGGGAAGTTGCAAAAATTCCTTTTGATGTTGCTGAAGCGGAAACAGAAATTGCTCAGGGTTTGGTTGTAGAATATTCTGGAAGAAATCTTGCATTATTTTATATGGCCGATGGTGTAAGAATTTTTGCAATGGCTTCTCTTGTTGTAAATATATTTTTCCCTTATAATATTTCAAATATAGTTGGCTTGACAGGTTATCTTGCCACAATTTCAGATTTTCTGTTTTTCCTTCTTAAAGTATTTTTATTGATATTTTTCTCTATTACAATGATTAGAGCAGGAATGGCAAGGTTAAGAATAACCCAGGTAGTTACTTCCTATTGGGTAACAATAACTTTAATATCTCTAATTGGATTATTATTGCTCATATGGGACAATCAGTTTGCAATATCTTTGCCATGGTGA
- a CDS encoding 4Fe-4S binding protein, which yields MFPMLKQLIRQMFEKPFTNKFPAKYAPKSVKNFLEKVNEGKIKINPPVEVPEDFRGKIVYEKEKCIGCKTCIKVCPAKAIEFKENEKKIRIYVGRCIFCSQCNDVCPVNCLHMSKEFLLASDNKAGENLIVE from the coding sequence ATGTTTCCAATGCTAAAACAGCTAATAAGGCAAATGTTTGAAAAACCATTTACAAATAAATTCCCTGCAAAATATGCTCCAAAAAGCGTAAAAAATTTTTTGGAGAAAGTAAATGAAGGAAAAATAAAGATAAATCCACCTGTTGAAGTTCCAGAAGATTTTAGAGGAAAAATAGTTTATGAAAAGGAAAAATGTATTGGATGTAAAACATGCATAAAAGTATGTCCTGCAAAAGCAATTGAATTTAAAGAAAATGAAAAGAAAATAAGAATATATGTTGGGAGATGCATATTCTGTAGCCAGTGCAATGATGTTTGTCCGGTGAACTGTTTGCATATGAGCAAGGAATTCTTACTTGCAAGCGATAACAAAGCGGGAGAGAATTTAATTGTTGAATGA
- the lsrF gene encoding 3-hydroxy-5-phosphonooxypentane-2,4-dione thiolase, producing the protein MDWGLKNRLSRIIKGDNRTVMLAVDHGYFMGPTTGLENLGKTVSPLLPYTDSLMLTRGALRRYISPEIDIPIVLRISGGTSILNKNLLHEGIITSMKDAIRLNVAGVAFSILVGAEFERDTLLSFAKVVDEAEEYGIPVVAVTAVGREMGKDAKYLSLASRIAAEFGAHIVKTYYCENFEKVVETCPVPTVIAGGKKIPEKEALEMTYNAIQAGAAGVDMGRNIFQSSNPVGMIKAVRAIVHENANVKEAYEIFEEG; encoded by the coding sequence ATGGACTGGGGACTTAAAAACAGACTTTCTAGAATAATAAAGGGAGATAATAGAACAGTTATGCTTGCCGTTGACCACGGCTATTTTATGGGTCCAACAACTGGCTTGGAAAATCTTGGAAAAACAGTTTCTCCTTTGCTTCCATATACAGATAGTTTAATGCTAACAAGAGGTGCTTTAAGGAGATATATATCTCCAGAGATTGATATTCCAATTGTTCTTCGCATCTCTGGGGGAACAAGCATATTAAATAAAAATTTGCTTCATGAAGGTATAATAACATCGATGAAGGATGCAATAAGATTAAATGTTGCTGGCGTGGCTTTTTCCATTCTTGTAGGCGCAGAATTTGAGAGAGATACATTACTCAGTTTTGCAAAAGTAGTTGATGAAGCTGAAGAATATGGAATTCCTGTTGTTGCAGTTACTGCTGTGGGGAGAGAAATGGGAAAGGATGCAAAATATCTCAGCCTTGCTTCAAGAATAGCTGCTGAATTCGGTGCTCACATAGTTAAAACATATTATTGCGAGAACTTTGAAAAAGTTGTTGAAACTTGCCCCGTGCCAACAGTTATTGCTGGCGGCAAGAAAATCCCAGAAAAGGAGGCGCTTGAAATGACATATAATGCAATTCAGGCGGGGGCGGCGGGCGTCGACATGGGAAGGAATATTTTCCAGTCATCAAATCCCGTGGGAATGATAAAGGCGGTTAGAGCCATTGTTCATGAAAATGCGAATGTAAAGGAAGCATATGAAATATTTGAAGAAGGTTAG
- a CDS encoding alcohol dehydrogenase catalytic domain-containing protein codes for MRVGMYYSNKDVRVEEMPTPEIGDREILVKVRASGICGSDVMEWYRIKKAPRVLGHEITGDIVKVGKNVKKFKVGDRVFVSHHVPCNKCKYCLEGEHTICDTLRSTNFDPGGFAEYIRVPEINVDRGVFILPDEISYDEGVFIEPLACVVRGFKIADIRANKTILIVGSGIAGLLQIKLAKAWGAKKIIAVDINDYRLKKAEEFGADLALKAGEDIEKKIREFNDGWLADKVILSAGAVDAFIQALKCVEKGGTLLLFAPLKPDKEIPINIFDIWNRGIRIVSSYAGSPADIYEAIEILKNKKIEVEDMITHRLSLDEIQKGFNLVAEAKESIKVIIYP; via the coding sequence ATGCGCGTAGGGATGTATTATAGCAATAAGGATGTCAGAGTAGAGGAAATGCCAACTCCAGAAATAGGGGATAGAGAAATTCTTGTAAAAGTAAGAGCGAGCGGTATATGTGGAAGCGATGTAATGGAATGGTACAGGATAAAAAAAGCCCCTCGCGTTTTAGGACATGAAATAACTGGGGATATTGTTAAAGTGGGGAAGAATGTTAAAAAATTTAAGGTAGGGGATAGAGTATTTGTTTCCCATCATGTTCCATGCAATAAATGCAAATATTGCTTGGAAGGAGAGCACACAATCTGCGATACCCTCCGCTCAACAAATTTTGATCCAGGAGGATTTGCTGAATATATAAGGGTCCCTGAGATAAATGTTGATAGAGGGGTATTTATTCTTCCGGATGAAATTTCTTATGATGAAGGAGTATTTATTGAGCCACTGGCCTGTGTTGTAAGAGGATTTAAAATAGCTGATATAAGAGCAAATAAGACAATATTAATAGTAGGAAGTGGAATAGCAGGGTTACTTCAAATAAAGCTTGCAAAGGCATGGGGTGCGAAAAAAATAATAGCTGTCGATATAAATGATTATAGGTTAAAAAAAGCTGAAGAATTTGGAGCGGATTTGGCATTGAAGGCGGGAGAGGATATTGAGAAAAAAATAAGAGAATTTAATGACGGCTGGCTGGCGGACAAAGTTATTCTTTCTGCTGGTGCGGTAGATGCTTTTATTCAGGCATTGAAATGCGTTGAAAAAGGGGGGACGCTTTTACTTTTTGCCCCTCTTAAGCCAGATAAAGAAATACCCATCAATATTTTTGATATATGGAATAGAGGAATAAGAATAGTTTCCTCGTACGCGGGTTCGCCCGCTGACATATATGAAGCAATAGAAATTTTAAAAAATAAAAAAATAGAAGTGGAAGATATGATAACTCACAGGCTTAGCCTAGATGAAATTCAAAAAGGTTTCAACCTTGTTGCTGAAGCAAAAGAATCAATAAAAGTGATAATTTATCCTTAA